From one Anopheles cruzii chromosome 3, idAnoCruzAS_RS32_06, whole genome shotgun sequence genomic stretch:
- the LOC128272322 gene encoding fatty acid synthase: MPARFEEVTATDTRRGVPRDLAGNHYDQDGGRPPIMGNDICITGFSGRLPESSNIDEFRRNLFEGVDMVNDDDRRWPAGLYDLPTRIGKIKDEDLQHLDSEFFKIHQKQAECMDPQLRMLLECTHEAIIDAGINPQEIRGSRTGVYIGCSNSETEQHWCADPDLVNGYGLTGCARAMFANRLSFTFDFKGPSYAVDTACSSSLFALSQAFADMKAGHCDAAIVAGCGLILKPTMSLQFKRLNMLSKDGMCKAFDESGNGYVRSDGCVVTFLQRASDSRRIYASVLNVRTNTDGFKDQGITYPIGEMQKRLIRETYEEIGLSAADVVYVEAHGTGTKVGDPQEVNAITDYFCKDRKTPLLVGSVKSNMGHSEPASGVCSIAKILIAMEEGVLPGNLHYRNPNPDLYGLLDGRLKVVDRNMPWNGGIIGLNSFGFGGANAHVILKSNPKPKPISPRDGFPKLVIASGRTEEAVEAFLDQAAVSKDDEEFVGLVNEISSRNTPLHYHRGYTVVAGDGKPPVREVLEVSDEKRPLWFIYSGMGSQWASMARDLMQLEVFHNTIARCAEALRPEGVDLIDVLTKSDDSRFDNILNSFISIAAVQVALTDVLTHVGIVPDGMVGHSVGELGCAYADGCFTPEQTVLAAYWRGRSILDTELIGGQMAAVGLSWAECKEKLPKDVIPACHNSSDSVTISGPVASVGKVIADLNAQGIFAKGVKSSGIAFHSRYIADAAPKLRKSLDKIIPNPKSRTPRWISTSIPEDSWNTALAQQSSSAYHVNNLLSPVLFAEGLRHVPANAICIEIAPHGLLQAILKRALGKDATNLSLMKRDHDNNMIFLLSNLGKLYAAGAQPQVQKLYRPITYPVGRGTPMLNSLVKWDHTNKWFLARIGVENKSGETIIDVNLGKDEDAYLAGHTIDGRVLFPATGYLTLAWRTFAKMRGADLEKTPVVIENAVFHRATILPRDGSVKFGINFFDGTGAFEICEGGTLAVSGRLTIPESIDQEELPLSKLETDKAALALNTGDVYKELRLRGYDYGGLFRGVTRSDSRAITGELEWRENWVSFMDTMLQFSILGKDLRELYLPTRIEKIVINPARHLELLNSLATVATAKDAAAAATVKNVPVYMYRDINVIKSGGVEMRGLRATLAPRRQGTQAAPTLEKYVFVPNCNEEKQLAENADKARLRSITAAVHLVIENSAGALKIKVVEASAERSPESTMAGTVQAIIEGEPTLASDVAIATTHQPDSLVQHYGETGVRVLNKDLTGGVAIEQNCHLAIAYDLFAGIVTNGEPSVVLRGLRDTIRADGFVLIEESRMALDMKTVRPVLAAAGFLLVTQQVCDKRVFLLLRPVNAELADRKSVVVPITEKNFTWLEPLKEALTKAEESSTYVYVVCQGEELTGAQGLLNCVKNEAGGKFARLYFIQDRSAAKFSLTASPYREQLAKDLICNVLRPSAGASGACWGSYRHLRLDSQSNAPSLPVEHAYINALTKGDLASLKWIESSLSRQPTDDARTELCTVYYAPINFRDVMLSSGKLGADALPGDLATQDCILGLEFAGRDSNGRRIMAMVQAKSLATTCVAQRNMIWAIPDTWTMEQASTVPCVYSTVYYALVMRGRMKRGESILIHAGSGGVGQAAISVALAAGVTVYTTVGSAEKRAFLKRTFPQLTDRHIGNSRDCSFEQLVMRETQGRGVNLVLNSLAEEKLQASVRCLGLNGRFLEIGKFDLNNNSPLGMSVFLKNTSFHGILLDSVMEGDDDTIAEVVRLVADGIVSGAVRPLPTSLFTETQVEQAFRFMASGKHIGKVVIRVREEEKQKVIVPAPKHINAIPRTYMHAEKAYVLIGGLGGFGLELSNWLVSRGAKILVLTSRSGVRSGYQALMVRRWTERGVKVVIDTNDVTTLRGAQKLLTEAARHGPVGGVFNLAAVLRDGLLENGSEADFKAVCVPKVDGTKNLDVATRELCPALDYFVCFSSVSCGRGNIGQVNYGLANSAMERICEARHAAGLPATAIQWGAIGDTGLVLENLGDNDTVVGGTLPQRMPSCLQTMDLFMQQPSPVLASMVIAEKRKTETGAGVSLVSCIANILGLKDTKNVSDASTLADLGMDSLMGAEIKQTLERSFDLVLSAAEIRLLTFGKLRSFEKGGATAQDVAAGGAGGAAGEGATDGGSKSAAEQQLLQQHAAIGDGTQVKFSAELMPKECLVKLESAAAPPAKKGATVRPVFVVHAIEGVITALIPLAKTLPVPVYGLQCVEAAPLDSLVTLAAYYIRQIRTVQPRGPYTIVGYSFGASIAYEMVAQLESAGDQCSLMLLDGSPRYVSWYTEAQKQRNANGEVVQAVDEAYALAYFAMVCGKLDYGKTAHELVEAKSWNDRVAKCAEMVHAKAPQYSKQLLETTAKSFVGKIVASHMYKPSSKINANVKLVKPTENYAKLQGDYGLSDLCNQKVEILTVKGDHRSMLMGDSMKQIATVLQQLF, from the exons GCATCAATCCACAGGAAATCCGCGGCAGTCGCACCGGCGTCTACATCGGATGCTCGAACTCGGAAACGGAACAGCACTGGTGTGCTGATCCGGATCTGGTCAATGGGTACGGGCTGACCGGGTGCGCCCGTGCCATGTTCGCCAATCGCCTATCGTTTACGTTCGACTTCAAGGGCCCCAGCTACGCGGTCGATACGGCCTGTTCCAGCTCGCTGTTTGCGCTGTCGCAAGCATTCGCCGATATGAAGGCGGGTCACTGTGATGCGGCCATCGTGGCCGGCTGTGGGCTCATCCTGAAGCCAACGATGTCCTTGCAGTTCAAGCGGCTCAACATGCTCAGCAAGGACGGTATGTGCAAGGCGTTCGATGAGTCGGGCAACGGGTACGTCCGATCCGACGGGTGTGTGGTCACCTTCCTGCAGCGAGCTTCCGATTCGCGGCGCATCTACGCCAGCGTGCTGAACGTGCGCACCAACACGGATGGGTTCAAGGACCAGGGCATCACGTATCCGATTGGTGAGATGCAGAAACGGTTGATCCGCGAAACGTACGAAGAGATCGGTCTCAGCGCGGCCGACGTCGTGTACGTGGAGGCACACGGAACCGGCACGAAGGTAGGCGATCCGCAGGAAGTGAACGCCATCACCGATTACTTCTGCAAGGATCGCAAAACCCCACTGCTGGTCGGTTCGGTCAAATCGAACATGGGCCACTCGGAGCCGGCGTCGGGCGTTTGTTCGATCGCGAAAATCCTGATCGCCATGGAAGAGGGCGTTCTGCCGGGCAATCTACACTACCGCAACCCGAACCCAGACCTGTACGGGCTGCTCGATGGGCGGCTAAAGGTGGTGGACCGTAACATGCCCTGGAACGGGGGCATCATCGGGTTGAACtcgttcgggttcggcggTGCCAATGCGCACGTCATTCTGAAgtcgaacccgaaaccgaaaccgatcagcCCGCGTGACGGGTTCCCGAAGCTGGTGATCGCTTCGGGGCGCACGGAGGAGGCCGTCGAAGCGTTCCTCGATCAGGCGGCGGTTAGCAAGGACGATGAGGAATTCGTGGGTCTGGTGAACGAGATCAGTAGCCGCAATACTCCGCTTCACTATCACCGCGGTtacacggtggtggcgggcgaTGGGAAGCCACCGGTCCGTGAGGTGCTGGAGGTGAGCGACGAGAAGCGACCGCTGTGGTTCATCTACTCCGGCATGGGTTCGCAGTGGGCCAGCATGGCGCGGGACCTGATGCAGCTGGAGGTGTTCCACAACACGATTGCCCGCTGTGCCGAAGCGTTGCGCCCGGAAGGAGTGGACCTGATCGATGTGCTGACCAAGAGCGATGACTCGCGGTTCGACAACATCCTCAACTCGTTCATCTCGATCGCCGCGGTTCAGGTGGCCCTGACCGATGTGCTGACGCACGTCGGTATCGTGCCGGACGGAATGGTGGGCCATTCGGTCGGTGAACTGGGTTGCGCGTACGCCGACGGGTGCTTTACACCCGAGCAGACCGTCCTGGCGGCCTACTGGCGTGGCCGCAGTATCCTCGACACCGAGCTGATTGGCGGTCAGATGGCCGCGGTCGGTCTGTCGTGGGCGGAGTGCAAGGAGAAGCTACCGAAGGACGTTATTCCGGCGTGCCATAACAGTAGCGACAGCGTTACG ATTTCCGGACCGGTCGCTTCGGTTGGCAAGGTGATCGCCGACCTGAACGCACAGGGTATCTTCGCCAAGGGCGTGAAATCGTCCGGCATTGCGTTCCACAGTCGCTACATTGCGGATGCGGCCCCAAAACTGCGCAAATCGCTAGACAAGATCATCCCGAATCCCAAGAGCCGCACACCGCGCTGGATCAGTACGAGTATTCCGGAAGATTCGTGGAACACGGCCCTTGCCCAacagtcgtcgtcggcgtaCCACGTCAACAATCTCCTGTCGCCCGTCCTGTTCGCCGAGGGCTTGCGGCACGTGCCGGCCAATGCGATTTGCATCGAAATTGCGCCGCACGGACTGCTGCAGGCCATTCTGAAGCGTGCCCTCGGCAAGGACGCCACCAACTTGAGTCTCATGAAGCGCGATCACGATAACAATATGATCTTCCTTCTGAGCAACCTTGGCAA ATTGTATGCCGCCGGAGCTCAGCCGCAAGTGCAGAAGCTGTACCGTCCGATCACGTATCCCGTTGGCCGTGGCACGCCCATGCTCAACTCGCTCGTCAAGTGGGACCACACCAACAAGTGGTTCCTCGCCCGTATCGGTGTCGAGA ATAAATCCGGTGAGACGATCATCGATGTCAATCTCGGTAAAGACGAGGACGCTTACCTGGCGGGTCACACGATCGATGGCCGTGTGCTgttcccggccaccggctaccTGACGCTCGCGTGGCGCACTTTCGCCAAGATGCGCGGTGCCGATCTGGAGAAAACGCCGGTCGTGATCGAGAACGCCGTCTTTCATCGGGCCACCATCTTGCCGCGCGACGGTTCAGTTAAGTTTGGGATCAACTTCTTCGATGGCACCGGGGCGTTTGAGATCTGCGAAGGTGGCACGTTGGCCGTCTCGGGGCGTCTTACTATCCCGGAGAGTATCGACCAGGAGGAACTCCCGCTGTCGAAGCTGGAAACGGACAAGGCTGCACTGGCGCTCAACACGGGCGACGTCTACAAGGAGTTGCGCCTTCGGGGCTACGATTACGGTGGCCTGTTCCGCGGTGTGACGCGCAGTGATTCGCGTGCCATCACCGGTGAGCTGGAGTGGCGTGAGAACTGGGTTAGCTTCATGGACACGATGCTCCAGTTTAGCATCCTGGGTAAGGACTTGCGTGAGCTGTATCTGCCGACGCGCATCGAAAAGATCGTCATCAACCCTGCCCGCCACCTGGAGCTGCTGAACAGCTTGGCCACAGTGGCCACGGCGAaggatgccgccgccgccgccacggttAAGAACGTTCCCGTGTACATGTACCGTGACATTAACGTCATCAAGAGTGGCGGTGTTGAGATGCGTGGACTTCGGGCCACACTTGCCCCGCGCCGCCAGGGAACACAAGCCGCGCCGACCCTTGAAAAGTACGTGTTCGTCCCGAACTGCAACGAGGAGAAGCAGCTGGCGGAGAATGCGGATAAAGCGCGGCTACGATCGATTACGGCCGCCGTTCACCTGGTGATCGAGAACAGTGCCGGTGCACTGAAGATCAAGGTGGTGGAAGCGAGTGCGGAACGTTCGCCGGAAAGCACGATGGCCGGTACAGTGCAGGCGATCATCGAAGGTGAACCAACGCTGGCCAGTGATGTAGCGATCGCCACCACCCATCAGCCCGATTCGCTCGTCCAGCACTACGGTGAGACGGGTGTGCGCGTCCTCAACAAGGATCTGACCGGGGGGGTCGCCATCGAGCAGAACTGTCACCTGGCGATCGCTTACGATCTGTTCGCCGGCATTGTGACGAACGGGGAACCGAGCGTTGTGTTGCGCGGACTGCGCGACACCATCCGGGCGGACGGTTTCGTGTTGATCGAAGAATCCCGTATGGCACTGGACATGAAAACCGTACGaccggtgctggccgccgctggcTTCCTTCTCGTCACGCAGCAAGTGTGCGACAAGCGCGTGTTCCTTCTACTCCGTCCGGTCAACGCGGAGCTGGCAGATCGCaaatcggtggtggtgcccatCACGGAGAAGAACTTTACGTGGCTGGAGCCACTGAAGGAGGCACTGACCAAGGCAGAGGAAAGCTCGACCTATGTGTATGTTGTGTGTCAGGGCGAGGAGCTGACCGGTGCCCAGGGACTGTTGAATTGCGTGAAAAACGAAGCTGGTGGCAAGTTTGCCCGGCTGTACTTCATCCAggatcgcagcgcagcgaagtTTTCGCTAACGGCCTCCCCGTACCGTGAGCAACTGGCAAAGGATCTGATTTGCAATGTGTTGCGCCCCTCAGCGGGTGCCTCTGGTGCATGCTGGGGCTCGTATCGTCACCTGCGGCTCGATAGCCAATCGAACGCACCGTCGTTGCCGGTCGAGCACGCGTACATCAACGCGCTGACGAAGGGCGATCTGGCCAGCTTGAAGTGGATCGAAAGTTCGCTATCGCGCCAACCGACGGATGATGCGCGCACGGAGCTGTGCACCGTGTACTATGCGCCGATCAACTTCCGCGATGTGATGCTCAGCTCCGGAAAGCTCGGTGCCGACGCACTGCCGGGTGATCTGGCGACCCAGGATTGCATCCTGGGCCTAGAGTTTGCCGGGCGTGACTCGAACGGACGGCGCATCATGGCGATGGTACAAGCGAAGTCACTCGCCACGACGTGCGTCGCCCAGCGCAACATGATCTGGGCCATTCCGGACACGTGGACCATGGAGCAAGCgtccaccgtgccgtgcgtgtaCTCGACCGTCTACTATGCGCTCGTGATGCGCGGTCGCATGAAGCGCGGTGAATCGATTCTCATCCACGCCGGCTCGGGCGGTGTTGGGCAGGCGGCCATCTCAGTCGCGCTGGCGGCCGGTGTGACCGTCTACACGACGGTCGGTTCGGCCGAAAAGCGAGCGTTCCTGAAGCGCACCTTCCCGCAGCTAACCGATCGGCACATTGGGAACTCCCGCGACTGTTCCTTCGAGCAGCTGGTGATGCGCGAAACGCAGGGCCGCGGTGTGAACCTGGTACTGAACTCGTTGGCCGAGGAAAAGCTGCAAGCGTCCGTTCGCTGCCTCGGACTGAACGGCCGCTTCCTGGAGATTGGCAAGTTCGAtctgaacaacaacagcccgCTCGGAATGTCGGTGTTCCTGAAGAACACTTCGTTCCACGGCATCCTGCTGGACAGTGTGATGGAGGGCGATGACGATACGATCGCCGAGGTGGTCCGCCTCGTTGCGGACGGTATTGTGAGTGGCGCGGTGCGGCCCCTACCGACGAGCCTGTTCACAGAGACGCAGGTCGAGCAAGCGTTCCGCTTCATGGCTTCCGGAAAGCACATCGGCAAGGTGGTGATCCGCGTGCGCGAAGAGGAGAAACAGAAGGTGATCGTCCCGGCACCGAAGCACATCAACGCGATCCCGCGTACGTACATGCACGCCGAGAAGGCGTACGTCCTGATCGGCGGGCTGGGTGGCTTCGGACTCGAACTCTCGAACTGGCTCGTGTCGCGCGGCGCGAAGATTCTCGTCCTCACGTCCCGATCGGGCGTCCGAAGTGGCTACCAGGCGCTCATGGTTCGCCGGTGGACGGAACGGGGCGTGAAGGTGGTGATCGATACGAACGACGTGACGACGCTACGCGGTGCCCAGAAGCTGCTCACGGAGGCCGCCCGCCATGGTCCCGTCGGTGGTGTGTTCAATTTGGCTGCCGTCCTTCGCGATGGACTGCTGGAGAATGGAAGCGAGGCCGACTTTAAGGCCGTCTGTGTGCCGAAGGTGGACGGTACGAAGAATCTCGATGTGGCCACCCGTGAACTGTGCCCGGCGCTCGATTACTTCGTGTGCTTTTCGAGCGTCTCGTGCGGACGCGGTAACATCGGGCAGGTCAACTATGGGTTGGCCAACTCGGCGATGGAGCGTATCTGTGAGGCACGGCATGCGGCCGGCCTTCCTGCGACCGCCATCCAGTGGGGAGCGATCGGAGACACGGGGCTGGTGTTGGAGAATCTGGGCGACAACGATACGGTCGTCGGTGGAACGCTTCCGCAGCGGATGCCGTCCTGTCTGCAGACGATGGATCTGTTCATGCAGCAACCGTCGCCGGTCCTGGCGTCGATGGTGATCGCGGAGAAGcgcaaaacggaaacgggaGCGGGCGTCAGTCTGGTGAGCTGCATTGCGAACATTCTGGGCCTGAAGGACACGAAGAACGTGTCGGACGCTTCGACACTGGCCGATCTCGGCATGGACTCGCTGATGGGTGCGGAAATCAAGCAAACGCTCGAGCGCAGCTTCGATCTCGTGCTGAGTGCGGCCGAAATTCGGCTGCTCACCTTCGGCAAGCTGCGCTCGTTCGAGAAGGGTGGCGCTACGGCGCAAGAcgtcgctgccggtggtgccggaggTGCAGCGGGCGAAGGGGCCACGGACGGTGGCTCGAAATCAGCGGCCGAACAGcaactgctgcagcagcacgcgGCCATCGGCGATGGAACGCAGGTGAAGTTCAGTGCCGAGCTGATGCCGAAGGAGTGTCTGGTGAAGCTGGAATCGGCTGCAGCTCCCCCGGCCAAAAAGGGTGCCACCGTGCGGCCCGTGTTTGTGGTGCATGCGATCGAGGGTGTCATTACGGCGCTGATTCCGCTGGCCAAAACGCTCCCCGTGCCCGTCTACGGTCTGCAGTGTGTCGAGGCGGCCCCACTCGATTCGCTCGTGACGCTGGCCGCGTACTATATCCGCCAGATACGCACGGTGCAGCCGCGCGGTCCGTACACGATCGTGGGCTACTCGTTCGGAGCTTCGATCGCGTACGAAATGGTGGCCCAGCTGGAGTCGGCCGGTGACCAGTGCAGTCTGATGCTGCTGGACGGTTCGCCGCGGTACGTGAGCTGGTACACGGAAGCGCAGAAGCAGCGCAACGCCAACGGTGAGGTCGTACAGGCGGTGGACGAAGCGTACGCCCTGGCGTACTTTGCGATGGTCTGCGGTAAGCTGGACTACGGCAAGACGGCCCACGAGCTGGTGGAGGCGAAATCGTGGAACGATCGGGTGGCCAAGTGCGCGGAAATGGTGCACGCCAAGGCGCCGCAGTACTCGAAGCAACTG CTGGAAACGACGGCCAAATCGTTCGTGGGTAAGATCGTCGCGAGCCACATGTACAAACCATCGTCCAAGATCAACGCCAACGTTAAGCTGGTCAAACCGACTGAAAACTACGCCAAGCTACAGGGCGACTACGGTCTATCGGAT cTCTGCAACCAAAAGGTAGAAATCTTGACCGTCAAGGgcgatcaccgatcgatgcTGATGGGTGACTCAATGAAACAGATTGCCaccgtgctgcagcagctgttCTAA
- the LOC128272325 gene encoding 2-oxoglutarate and iron-dependent oxygenase domain-containing protein 3-like — MSEGGGDGTVRHRKKTAGEGNNRPRKAKFTSSGGSGGTSPSVAQQHQMWARVVLMVGIAAIVYYTTFRTREKKFATQREVLELRTQPLDCSRPYFEEITKFAGCIPAQCGRFVSDKIVSVAEAGVLLDLARAGFTHGQSAGGASILDLHSGALSQGTQFVNIYKLPEARRIFTAQHINVYRHVKEKVQQAVADQFRLRADALHLTHPTFFSRLTNATAKTIHDEYWHTHVDKETYRSFHYTTLLYLTDYGKDFSGGRFVFIDNEGKHNRTHVYIEPRRARVSGFTSGAENMHHVEQVTRGVRYAITISFTCDPEYAMADPKMALDDDDAADDENGGATGRDPADRVPDGGSSSVP, encoded by the exons ATGAGCGAaggtggtggcgatggaaCGGTGCGCCACAGGAAGAAAACTGCCGGCGAGGGCAATAACCGGCCACGCAAAGC GAAATTTACGTCGTCCGGTGGCTCGGGTGGCACATCGCCAAGCGTggcccagcagcaccaaatGTGGGCGCGAGTCGTACTGATGGTGGGCATTGCTGCGATCGTTTACTATACCACGTTCCGGACGCGGGAGAAAAAATTTGCCACCCAACGGGAGGTGCTGGAGCTGCGCACCCAACCGCTCGACTGTTCGCGTCCGTACTTTGAGGAAATTACCAAGTTTGCCGGCTGCATACCGGCCCAGTGTGGTCGTTTCGTGAGCGATAAAATCGTTTCCGTGGCCGAAGCTGGCGTTCTTCTGGATTTGGCGCGGGCTGGCTTCACACACGGCCAGTCGGCTGGCGGTGCCTCGATACTCGATCTTCACTCGGGCGCCCTCTCGCAGGGCACACAGTTCGTAAACATCTACAAGCTGCCGGAGGCACGGCGCATTTTCACCGCGCAGCATATCAACGTTTACCGGCACGTGAAAGAAAAGGTACAGCAAGCGGTAGCCGACCAGTTTCGGCTGCGGGCCGATGCACTCCACCTGACGCATCCGACGTTTTTCTCGCGCCtcaccaacgccaccgccaaaaCGATTCACGACGAGTACTGGCACACGCACGTGGACAAGGAAACGTACCGCTCGTTCCACTACACCACGCTGCTGTACCTGACCGACTACGGGAAAGACTTTTCCGGTGGTCGGTTCGTGTTTATCGACAACGAGGGCAAACACAACCGAACGCACGTGTATATTGAGCCACGCAGGGCTCGCGTCAGTGGGTTCACTTCCGGCGCTGAAAATATGCACCACGTGGAGCAGGTAACGCGTGGCGTACGGTACGCGATTACGATTTCGTTCACGTGCGATCCCGAGTATGCGATGGCCGACCCGAAGATGGCactcgatgatgacgatgcaGCTGACGACGAGAACGGCGGCGCCACCGGAAGGGATCCAGCGGACCGCGTGCCCGATGGTGGCAGTTCGTCCGTTCCCTGA
- the LOC128272324 gene encoding reticulon-4-interacting protein 1 homolog, mitochondrial-like — protein sequence MVLTRCVRWITKYGKLRDITGTYRCLATSTVPSSSTATPTHEQQRRHASHGRMSGWEINAYGSPQEEVQFNGGIRIPTLKSPTQLLVKVKAASVNPIDVAMIAGYGASVLNAMRGKHGDIEFPLVLGRDFCGEIVQKGLGISSRELEVGDEVWGVVPLHLQGCHADYVTVEKYCLFKKPANLSKIDASAVLYAGLTAWSGLYLTGHLGDLLGAISPVGGGCGKKVLVLGASGGVGTLVVQMLLAEGVDVFATCSTDAMQFVHNLGVKHLLDYNDPAHVQSLTSVGRFDIVLDCAGKGTDYAKEVPWRFDQYITFNSPVLKNIDTNGFSAGMYQNAADLVRSNVSSFNSCRGLVKWGYFVPAPQGIAYLQRLVERGKLLPVVEQVFPFANTPAAYERVTQKHLRGKIVIDFE from the exons ATGGTACTTACCAGGTGCGTTCGATGGATCACAAAGTATGGCAAGCTTCGCGATATTACGGGCACCTATCGTTGCCTAGCAACGTCTACAGTGCCGTCTAGCTCGACGGCAACACCTACGCACGAGCAGCAAAGACGCCACGCTTCGCATGGCAGGATGTCCGGCTGGGAGATCAACGCGTACGGAAGCCCCCAAGAGGAGGTGCAATTTAACGGTGGCATCAGAATTCCAACCCTGAAGTCACCCACCCAGCTGttggtgaaggtgaaggcTGCTTCCGTGAACCCGATCGATGTTGCAATGATAG CTGGTTACGGCGCGTCCGTGTTGAATGCGATGCGCGGGAAGCATGGTGACATCGAGTTCCCGCTCGTGCTGGGGCGTGACTTTTGTGGAGAAATCGTGCAAAAAGGGCTCGGAATTTCGAGCCGCGAACTCGAAGTAGGCGACGAAGTGTGGGGCGTTGTGCCGTTGCACTTGCAAGGATGCCACGCGGATTACGTTACGGTAGAAAAGTACTGC ttatttaaaaaaccgGCCAACTTGAGCAAAATCGATGCCAGCGCCGTACTGTACGCGGGCCTAACGGCCTGGTCCGGGCTCTATCTGACCGGCCACCTGGGCGATCTGCTCGGAGCCAtttcgccggtcggtggtggatGTGGCAAGAAAGTCCTGGTGctcggtgcttccggtggcgttGGCACGCTCGTAGTGCAGATGTTGCTCGCCGAAGGCGTGGACGTGTTTGCCACCTGCTCAACGGACGCCATGCAGTTTGTGCACAATCTGGGCGTCAAGCATCTGCTCGACTACAATGATCCTGCTCACGTGCAGAGCCTCACCAGCGTTGGACG CTTCGATATCGTGCTCGATTGTGCCGGAAAAGGGACGGACTACGCAAAGGAGGTGCCGTGGCGGTTCGATCAGTACATCACCTTCAACTCGCCGGTGCTGAAAAACATCGACACGAACGGGTTCAGTGCGGGAATGTACCAGAACGCCGCCGATCTCGTGCGCAGTAACGTGTCTTCGTTCAACAGCTGCCGGGGGCTGGTAAAGTGGGGTTACTTTGTCCCGGCTCCGCAAGGTATTGCCTATTTGCAGCGACTCGTTGAACGGGGTaaactgctgccggtggtggagcaAGTTTTTCCCTTCGCCAACACTCCCGCAGCGTACGAGCGTGTCACGCAAAAGCATCTGAGGGGCAAAATTGTGATCGATTTTGAGTGA